The DNA segment CAGTAAGGGTGATAAAGTGCTTGTCTTAGTAGTGGTGCGGTGCACTAACATGTCACAATAAGCCCTGGGACATGATATATTAGAGGATATAAACAGGgtaagctacaaaaaaaaactaaaaatatacattcCATAAATAGAAGATAATATGATCATGTTCAGCCAAGAAAAGCTTTGTCATCATGATTTGAACCAACAGATGAACAGAGCCTGATTTAAGGAGTACACTGGGTTACTGAGATATTCAGCAACTGAGAAACACCTTATTATGAATTATGCAAAGCTCTATTGTAAGcaatttcatgattttttttacctctaaCTTACCCATTTGAAAATTGCAAAATAAGGCAAGCAATGAAtgaacaataaatgaaaatgtgttctaAGATACCATAACAAGCTATTTTACCACCAGcatgctttaaattaaactattcCCATTGAGgttcttatattttataatataacaccatatattttccaaatatgGCTATTCTGGTTCAATGAccaaaaaataatgacaatctCAAAAGAGGGGATTGTAGAGCCAATAAGACGTTCTAGCAAACAGAGACACCTTTATTATCTATTACTGGGAAGTTACTAAATTTACATCACTCCTGAAAACTTTAGACTTTGAAAGCTATAATTGCCAACGTGCATCAGCACATGCTCATTGACCCACCTGCCTCACAGACCTTCACATTAGCAGACCCTGAGGCAATAGCTAAATGTTTGCTCATGCTGCTGAGAAATGACCTTGGGTTCATAAACTGTCGAAGCCACCCAGCTCATTAGAAACTTGTGTAAAGAATACAGTGAATATGttgttaaaacatatttcaaatctATGTTGCCCACAGTCAGGACTCAGACAGATTTTTCCTGCTCTAACCTCTACATCTATGTATGTGTCGAGGTATCTATGCATACAAATGTACAGCACATTTTGATTTAGTCTTTTCAATGGTGGGATTTCACATTTCATAAATCTGAAGAGAGATCCTTGAAATTGTCTTAAAAGTCTTCAAAATTGCTGCAAGACTTCAGTatgcatttagaaaaaaagtgaacattttttgCCATCAGTGCTTGAATATAAAGGACATAACCAAATAGTCAGCTGTCTCTTCACATCCTAAGAGGATGAAAGGAGATGAAGAcagaagcaataaaataaagatttctaaAGAAATGTGGTGATTAACTAGTCGGCCTAAATCCAGAcctaaaagcagtaaaaaaaaaaaaaaaaaaacatcaagcccataaacaaaaaacaactaaataagaaaaaataaaaattaaatgacactaagataaaaataaaaattgtattacATGCCCTTGCCTCAATTTTTTGGAAATTATGTCGTGGAtttgcttttttcctcttttttgtttttactgcaggaaacaaatataaaaagacattttactgagtctagtaaataaaacaacaacaaaacttttaaatcaatcTGGCATATTTGTACACTTTCCAAGTAAATGgtagaacatttttttctgagagaaaaaaattatttttacttaggaaatttaaaaaatctgattattattactattatttttttgctgggCAGATTTGTTTCCCCAATCAATGTCCCTGCAGTACTATTTATTGTTGTTCTATCTATCTAACctaaaaacaatattccaattctgcaaaaataaatcttttttttttatttgtattaaaaaaaatactaaaaacttttctgtaaacCCTTTGacaaagcattttgtttcttaagaTCTTTAAAACAATTACTAATAATACCATAATTTATTCACAGGgattaagttttaaaaagtacatgAAAACGTCACAATATAGGCATTCAGTGTCTTTggttatattttttgtgttatatTTTAGCCACATGTGAAAATCTCCTACTACTGTAAGTTGTCCAAAGCAAACATTCCTCTTTAATTTTTTAGTCTTTAATATCTGCGTATTTCAGATTGCCTCTAATGCTATTGTTTATGTGCATCCACAGGACTCAACTATCATGTCAGGAACGTCTGTTTTGACGATGCTGTGCTGAGAGTTGAAGTAGACCATGGACAGAGGCCGGCGCTCAGTGGGGATGCAGCATGAAGCTGTGGCTGTGTTGATGCCATTGACTTTAAGCTGGCTGAAGACCGTAGCATGGAATGAGGATGCTATGCCCGGGGAGCCGGCTAGATGCTGGGGGCACTGACCCATGCAGTAGTTCATGTGGTAGCCTTCAGGTGCAATGATCCACTCATCCCACTGGATATCCTTAAACTTGATGTAGAAGTCTCTCTTGCAGCACACTGTCACCTCGTCTCCACAGCGCAGTGATCGCTTTCTGATTAAGTGCTTGGAGTGGTCATCACGCAGACGCACCTGGGCCACCATGAAGGGCTGGTTTGCTTTGTCAGTCGAGCCATTAAAGGAGCAAAGGTTCCTTTCACCCTCTATGCAGCTGACCTCAAGCCGGAGTCGTCGCTGACCTCCGTCCAAAAAGGTCTGCAGTGTGTGGGTGATGGGGAAGGTATGCCAGTTGCTCTCCTTTACCTCCAGCATCTTTTCTTTCACCAGGGTGCGATTAGAGCCTGAAGTCTCTTCGTCTGCTGAGAGGAAGACCCGGGCCAGGAGGCGGGTGTTCCGGTGAGGATCTTCAGAAGATTTGGCATAAATCCACAGAGAGGACTGAAGGACCTGGATGCTCTTGCCTTGTTCCTGCAGAAACTGAAAGGTAAGGCTAAGGCTGGCCTTGTCACCGCTGTCTGAATCATCTATGAAACaatgacaatttaaaaacaaacacagactgTTAATATTTTGAACATCTCAAGAGGTTGTCACCTTAAAGCCAAAATGGAATGTGCTGAAATGATTGCAAGATAAAGTTATTAAGTCCACTTTCTCTAAATACAGgtcagggtttttgttttttttaacctttgctttttatttttgtgatagTTTAATCTGGCATAAAGAAATGATTCTGCTGGAGCTCTTTAGCTATGTCTTAAATCTATCTGCTGTCAAGCACTTGGCTTTAGGTGCAtctatattttcttgaaaaacttTGATGTAGCACTCGATATACACAACATTTTAATCCCAATAATTTCTATATGTTTAAAGGTTATGTAGTTTATTAAGttatttgttctgctttttagACTTGCTTGGGCATCAAGCATCCTAATTATTAGTAAGTCAGCTGCCTTTACAAtgagccttttctttttaaatatttccatatgCTTTTATAACAACACAGTCTTCGacctattttaatatttcaaatgcaaaaaccACTATGAAATCTTTAGGACTACTGAAGGGGGCGTGATGTTTATCTAAAATCAAAATTCAACTAAATGAGCATTTTGCGCAGGAATAATCTAACTTCTCTGTATATGAATATGTATATTTGGCAGTAATGCGATTTCAGTCATTTCTCACATGAGTATaagaattcaaaataaaacattttttttatagggGGAACACCGACCCATGCACTTTTACGCACGAACTTGCGCAAAAGGTGCGCTCATGCAAAGTGTTTAAAAGTCATGCCAGAAAAGATTTACagtatgaaaatgaaagaaaaacttactTATATCTGCAAAGCTCACTATTTCATAGCCTTGATCTTTGGTAGGTAAACTGTTTTCTAGTTCAAGGGTGCCGTCCTGTCTGACGCGCCCCGAGTGCAGCTTGCGCAGCGCAGTTAGAAGCGCCACTTTAGGCACAGTCTGAGTGATGTTCGGTCTCTCTTTCAGGTGGAGCTTTTCCAAAAGTTGCTGTTTGGCGATCTCTATCATCATCTTCTCCTCTGCGTCTTTTTCCATTGCTGGTAAGCCACAGGACGCGCAGGCTGGGGAGCCGCTGACCCGGAGCCCCTTCAGCAGCAAAGCTGCCAGTAGCAGCAGTGAAATAAGTGAAAAAGACGGCGTCATCCTCCAGGATAAAGAaaggttttgcattttttttggaGTTGGAATAagtttactaataaaataaatcttctaaAAACTCTCCACTGAGTGCTTCTTTCCACCCAGTGTTGTCAGAGGTTCTTGCTGGCAGCTGTGACACAGTCAGGACAGAAGCTGGAAAGCAGAGTGGCGTCTCACCCTCCTGATGCTGTAGATATGTGGGGTAATCCACCAAAACTTGTGACACGTTGGAGAGACGCACCAATGAGCGCATCGGGGCACCGGGGAAATTACGCATCAGAGTGTCCTCTCCCACAACACGGACAATCACACAGCACACGTTCACACGTTGGCAGTCGATTCACGCTTACTTTTTCTTACCTTTGTGACAGCCTGATCTTATTTTATGGCACCATAATAAATGCGTAAAGTTATCTGTTGGTGGACAAGGATCTGATCTTATTTCTGTGCCACGTTGCGCTCTTTGGCGCAACCATAACATCTGAAGCGTTCAAAGTCGCAAAGCTTTGCCCTTTAACCCAATTTACGAATGGTACCCGAGAAGCACAATCAGCGTAGTTCAACATGTGAGAAAGGGCTGGGCTCTGTGAAAGCGGGGAcggcatttaaaaaacaggttCCGTCATGTTGTGTGCACGGTCACAGAACAAGAACCAGGCAGTGAAGAGGACGCATTCCTCGTGTCTCTGCTGTGTTACGAAGCGGAAAAAAGAACAGTAGAAGAATAACTCCCTCAAGCTGCTACAAGTTTTCTCAGCCTGGGTTCTGGTGATGTCTGTCAAACAGTAACCAACAACTTATTTAGATCAAATAATGTGCTACACGtgattttcaatattttagtaACACCAGTTCTCCGTTACATAAGCCAAAAATTCTTGCAAACAGTTATTCATAAAGTAGGTCAATATGTCATGCTCAAACATGATGTGGCAGTAGCGTCCTTTGATACGTGCACCCATTTCGTAGTGCAAAACTAATAATATTAAATACACAATAATGAGGTACAACTTTGACTGACATATAAATTCTAAGatggttttaattttccatttaaggTTTTTACCTCAAGGCGAAACAGTAAATTTTAGGGGGGGAATTATTCTCAAGTCTCTGACACATGATTAGGCTACTTGCCTGCCGACAAGTGGGCAATAGGAAGTACTACAACTAAATCCAGTGGCCGTCCAAAGTGtaacaaaagattaaaaatgatgaaaatcttaaattatGTAAACTATGTTCTAAAACACAGCTATGTAACATATTGGTCAAATTATAGGATAACTTTAAACCCTAATCTGTCAgggttatgaataattttgaacttAAGAGTTGTTTACTAGGGgatgtttaaaatatacattttaattcttGCAACAGATTCCCAATTGAGGTAGGTCTGGACTTTTATTCTAACAGATTAAATTCTTTCACAATTTCTCTTTTCATATGATTGGGGTAATTTTCTTACAGGTTGAAATTTTGGAACACCAAAActtgaataataattaaaaccatAGAAAATTGGGTGAATATGTGTGTTCAACTGATATTTGTGAATTGGACAAGATTGGTGAACGGAAAAATGAAGTGGGACTTCTTCCACCTTATCACAAATCAACAACTGGTTAAAACTTGACAGAGTTGGGTGTTCCGACATAGTGGTGACCCCAAAACATGTCAAAACTGGTTTTAGATATAATAACAAAAGGTGACATTGAGCTGCTGGAATGGTGCCAACCTCAAAACTATTGTAAATGCAATGACTATTCTTAAGAGCTGCCCCACCCAAACCAGAAAACCTGATCTAACCCTAGGTCTACCTTTAATTCCAAGAAAGATGCTGCCAGAATTATGAAAGAAGCCTGTTGCTtgatacaaaaaatgtttttcttagacTTGCCAAGCAACATTTCCACAAGAATAGGTGAGGCTACCTGATATTAAATGTTGATACACACTGTATAAAAAGaggcaacttttttttctctctgcctgAGATAATaccagattttctgttttaggtcatAATGTTACCAAAAGTATGTATACTGTAGAATAATTACAAGTAgcctttctttctgttgtgacgctaatgaaaactcaacatctgAAATTAGTACATCAcatcagacaaacaaaacatctccCAAATGTGCCTTAATGTAAtctatattcaaatttattcaatATGACTACACATTTCCATAGCACATTTTAGAATAGCCTTTTAAATTTGACCTTATGACCTGTCAAACATTTGCTTTCACAATCTTCTCATTGATTGCTCATACACATCTTTTCAACTCCGCTCACAGCTTTTCAATGGAACTTAGATCAGGGCTTCGAAATCCCTCTCCAAAACATTGACTATGTTGTCCTCAAACCACTTTGAAAGTGATTTGGTTCTGTCAATTTGaaagagttttttgtttgtttactggtTGATATGGTGAGCTAAGATGCATTTTCTTGCATTGGAAAAGTGCAAcacaacaacatcaacaacaacaaaaaaaaacatctctccttggtgttttggctgttttcttttcatttttatgctgtCAGACCATGCATCCTattcaggttttctttagaATATGTACTTCCATTTCAAACATACTGTCACTGTCCTAAAATAATGACATAGGTTATTATTTTACTCTTAAGttcttcttaaaataaaaaaaatatatatttgagcATCTTTTTCTGTTATTCTGGCACTGCACTTattgataaagtaaaatttaaacacACAAGTGTTGACCTGAAAGTACTATTTATGTGGCCcagaaaaaagttttgacaGGGCTGGATTTGGTCCCCAGGCTTTGAGTTTGACACAAAGGCATCAAAGAGAGTAACCCTTCATATCACCTTGGAACCCAGAAACCAGCAGATCCTGATAGTTGCACCAAACACTCAATACCACCAATTACCCAGTCAGAGGTGGGATTCATCCACAGGAAAACTACCACCCAAGTACTGTCAGATCTTTCAATATTCAGGGATGTAGcgaacagaaataattttggtaatcaTAACTGGCTTAAAACTGAAAAGGTTAAGCATGAGAACTGGTCCTAAAGAATTGGTCCTGGCTCCTGGTGTGGCCCCTATACTGAAGAGATAATACTAAGTTAATTTCTTATGATGATATGAGCTGGCACATAAACTGCAACTAATTTGTCCCTttaacttattattattatttttacattcacGGTTTTACtttagcaacaaaataaaaaaatatatagtattGCACTCTTAGTAGGATCAACTGTGTTGACAGGATGACAGTTTTCTTCTGACAGATTAGGGGTTTGCAACCTGCAGCAGTTCAGGAGTCACAAATGGCTCCTTAGCTCACTTAATATACTAATTAAGTGATAAAAAtgtgcattgtttttttgttcttttgttttgtgtttcctgtaaaaaaagaaaagaaaagaaaagaaaaacaaaacactgaccCTCTTGGTAATTTGCACCACAACTGACACTGGATTCAACTGAAGGTCCTTGTCTGAACGACAACCACCTACCAAAGACTAAAAGGGCACCCTTTGGTTTTCGCTTGTCGTTTTCGGGTTTTTTGGCTTCTATTTAAGATCGATAAGGCTTTAACAACTTTCTCCGTACTCTGAACGTCTCTGAGTGAGCGACGGAAAGGTACGTCACTGACGTCAACAGTCAGtgaggggggtggggggcaaAAACTGACGCCGACTCTCAAGCCGGAGCTGAAAAGAGGGGGActagtgttttgtttattttttctttaatttatatcGTTTTATTCTTTagtgttgtgtttgtattttgcaGTATTCCATTGACAGTATTGACTGCCCTGCTTTTAAGCTCTTGCTTTCCTGCCGTTAACTTTCGTGGCGCTGTACCCTCACGCGGCGCTATTTTGACAGTCGGGTTGCAGTGATCCAACTCAGGCTAGCAGCAACATCACATTAGCAGCGGTAAGTCATTCTGGGAGCTAGCAAACCTAATCCCCCTATTTAAGGACACAACAGTACTTGGATTGCTTTATAACAAGATTCACTTCGCTGTAGACATGTACTGTCTTGCCTGATAGACGTTGTTAACTAAAACGGTAGGATTTATGAGCCTTGGATACTTAGCGTACATTGAAAGAAAAGGCTAGCTAGCCTGGCTAATATTAGCTTTGTAGCTAATTATACTCTTTGGAGGAAGCAGGCTAGAACGAGAAGCTAGCTATTGTTAGCGGCTAATATTTTCAGTCAACTGCACAGCCACGACTGACCATACTGCCGTATATCCTTCACAGTGACAACTTTAAGGATTTTCCACA comes from the Gambusia affinis linkage group LG07, SWU_Gaff_1.0, whole genome shotgun sequence genome and includes:
- the LOC122834192 gene encoding inhibin beta B chain, with translation MQNLSLSWRMTPSFSLISLLLLAALLLKGLRVSGSPACASCGLPAMEKDAEEKMMIEIAKQQLLEKLHLKERPNITQTVPKVALLTALRKLHSGRVRQDGTLELENSLPTKDQGYEIVSFADINDSDSGDKASLSLTFQFLQEQGKSIQVLQSSLWIYAKSSEDPHRNTRLLARVFLSADEETSGSNRTLVKEKMLEVKESNWHTFPITHTLQTFLDGGQRRLRLEVSCIEGERNLCSFNGSTDKANQPFMVAQVRLRDDHSKHLIRKRSLRCGDEVTVCCKRDFYIKFKDIQWDEWIIAPEGYHMNYCMGQCPQHLAGSPGIASSFHATVFSQLKVNGINTATASCCIPTERRPLSMVYFNSQHSIVKTDVPDMIVESCGCT